Proteins found in one Toxotes jaculatrix isolate fToxJac2 chromosome 18, fToxJac2.pri, whole genome shotgun sequence genomic segment:
- the aatka gene encoding serine/threonine-protein kinase LMTK1 isoform X1: MRIHGVQLLKSSDLGRHSLLYLKEIGHGWFGKVLLGEVNAGLSTTQVVVKELKASASVQDQMQFLEEVQPYRTLQHPALLQCLAQCSEVTPYLLVMEFCPLGDLKSYLRSCRVADSETPDPLILQRMACDIASGLLHLHKYNFIHSDLALRNCLLTSEMSVKIGDYGLSHSRYKDDYYVTQDQIWVPLRWIAPELIDEVHGNLLVVDQTKSSNIWSLGVTVWELFELGNQPYRHYSDRQVLTYAVKEQQLKLPKPHLQFPLAERWYEVMQFCWLQPELRPSSEELHLLVTYLCAKGSSEAEEDFEQRWNALRPNLLGSTSHTAASTALVLTPTPAPADASDTDQTQAVELASSASSSFPLLEHFSDSFHSDTGDDLLTVTETSHGLNFEYKWEQARAEQPYCSSSTSGPLGQWNPHYQDIYYSSKGSTSGGCKTDSLTSGISPSYYEPEHPGVVPVLSAHSPSVSSEYYIRIEEPVECNINLDDSVVDYSPGLEASNSRLSSESRSGSSMAQPSAYWSTADNTKSTAYDSDSSPTVQLTMKPLLRQASSTSPVKLSHSHNCFSSNQDDTIYCEQSSAYKTCRQSHISELDTSPESRSNLVHPVGHLENTRSVSQAMSSPSLGFCDPYLEASTGRSTVNESCHNMVGPLRKTLPVVNHISIDVGTDDGLLVGQRGGEDIEDELFSEGDATNWTSNHSANNNSLSFDSRHTGNGHDSYLDFQYASDSNSTELWSLTKATTRTFNSSRPSGTLEAEGADTGCNAASDPTNLSSYIHLCPKEKEEATQVERNLIAENLRNIDSHTNSSFNSRDTEGGNVEGRYEKQLLLNGERLYSEPKMIPETTYIKSPSSFKDPQAGQTGALSDKQRGNIWDRVSTGKSVGLGDKRLNYPETSESSRALDSKVGVRESGISLAELGDYSEDDDDDITDITSGIFADFNLDYAEVEEEELSPLKNPEGTPDSVDTLNLSSSMASPCDHAFSPDPFNTPILPKSLDSGYDTENNESPEFIFKELGDPRGGERSPMLGGEPELVLQVGLGQGLCTTTSTSELQLKGLTDKNPYRDSAYFSDYDAENERSPQEEGSKFFAGPTNHASLHFHAEKLSSIRDDSIERQLSKEDHLTNLRHIKSCVVVNLSEADRSSPHGLPTPGLSMLSPFPPQMGGCLTKESAPADDDLGLETEHSGEEPSSELSSSIVSEPSSTVQEASANHEEGNRRAEDCSLIQSLNSDSTITDCRDEAPKESENDDGSTEEEELPEFNHVKEEVEDRREAVRINEEDFEDIDAEDCDSQDSLCDESNGPVDLSTSSSLLELCGEDVRAPLEEAEDEDDSDDSESDEELRTYNIQDEESEESEEDFTTVPVVVSDCTRARHLRSLLKMPTLLTQSFCDELERKKKAVSFFDDVTVFLFDQESPTGELADYTFTGTESSGQESSEAKTSDHQPQPDPQLEAQACETFCVSEETDGNNSEEGGGYQWEDDLSFKPCPPSPDTIPEPQSSPTCTSNSPEAPKPAAVALNRFMVSRFSITHVSDPHMGSATGNSEESPKD, from the exons ATGCGGATTCATGGAG tccagctgctgaaatCATCAGACCTTGGCCGCCATAGTCTGCTCTATCTAAAGGAAATTGGACATGGCTGGTTTGGCAAG GTTCTGCTGGGTGAGGTCAATGCGGGCCTCAGCACTACCcaggtggtggtgaaggagctGAAGGCCAGTGCCAGTGTCCAGGATCAGATGCAGTTCCTGGAGGAGGTCCAGCCATACCG aACCCTCCAGCACCCTGCCCTCCTGCAGTGTCTGGCACAGTGCTCAGAGGTTACTCCTTATCTGCTGGTCATGGAGTTTTGCCCTCTG gGCGATCTGAAGAGTTACCTCCGCAGTTGTCGGGTAGCTGATTCTGAGACTCCTGACCCTTTGATCCTCCAGCGAATGGCGTGTGACATTGCCTCAGGGCTTCTGCACCTTCACAAATACAACTTCATACACAG TGACTTGGCCTTGCGAAACTGCCTACTAACTTCGGAAATGTCAGTTAAGATCGGAGACTACGGCCTTTCTCACAGCCGATACAAG GATGACTATTATGTTACACAAGACCAGATTTGGGTGCCTCTGCGCTGGATTGCACCTGAGCTCATAGATGAGGTCCATGGAAACCTACTGGTTGTTGACCAAACCAAAAGTAGCAACATATG GTCATTGGGAGTGACTGTGTGGGAGCTGTTTGAGCTGGGAAACCAGCCGTACAGACACTACTCTGACAGACAGGTGCTGACATATGCTGTAAAGGAACAGCAGCTCAAACTACCCAAACCCCATCTTCAGTTCCCTCTGGCTGAGCGCTG GTATGAGGTGATGCAGTTTTGCTGGCTGCAGCCAGAGCTGAGACCCAGTAGTGAGGAACTACACCTTCTGGTCACATATCTGTGTGCCAAAGGCTCCAGTGAGGCTGAGGAGGACTTTGAACAACGCTGGAATGCCTTGAGACCCAACCTGCTTGGTAGTACCTCCCACACTGCTGCATCCACAGCCCTAGTCCTGACCCCTACACCTGCGCCAGCTGATGCCTCTGACACAGACCAAACTCAGGCAGTGGAGCTGGCCTCCTCTGCATcatcctccttccctctcctggAACACTTCTCTGACAGCTTCCACTCTGACACAGGGGACGACCTTCTGACTGTCACAGAGACCAGCCATGGTCTCAACTTTGAGTACAAGTGGGAACAGGCCCGAGCTGAGCAGCCGTACTGCTCCTCATCCACCAGTGGGCCACTGGGCCAGTGGAACCCACATTACCAGGATATTTACTATTCGAGCAAAGGGAGCACCTCAGGGGGCTGCAAAACTGACAGCCTGACCTCAGGCATATCGCCATCCTATTATGAACCCGAACACCCAGGTGTGGTCCCAGTGTTGAGTGCCCACAGCCCCTCAGTCAGCAGCGAGTACTACATTCGGATAGAGGAACCAGTAGAATGCAACATTAACCTGGATGACAGCGTTGTGGACTACAGTCCAGGACTGGAGGCCAGTAACAGCAGGTTGTCGTCTGAGAGTCGGAGTGGTTCATCCATGGCACAGCCCAGTGCTTACTGGTCAACCGCTGACAACACCAAATCTACTGCCTATGACTCTGATTCAAGCCCTACTGTGCAACTAACCATGAAGCCACTTCTGAGACAAGCATCCAGCACCAGCCCTGTAAAGTTAAGCCACTCCCACAACTGCTTCTCATCCAATCAGGATGACACGATCTACTGTGAACAGTCTTCAGCATACAAGACATGCCGCCAATCCCATATATCTGAACTGGATACATCACCAGAGTCCCGATCAAACCTCGTCCATCCAGTGGGGCATTTAGAAAACACACGAAGTGTGTCACAAGCAATGAGCAGCCCCAGCTTAGGCTTCTGTGATCCCTACCTTGAAGCGAGCACAGGTCGTAGCACGGTTAATGAAAGCTGCCATAACATGGTGGGTCCCCTCAGAAAGACGCTACCTGTTGTTAACCACATTAGCATTGATGTAGGAACAGACGACGGCCTGCTGGTGGGCCAGCGGGGAGGTGAAGACATTGAGGATGAGCTTTTCTCTGAGGGAGATGCTACTAACTGGACCTCAAACCATTCAGCAAACAATAATAGCCTGAGCtttgacagcagacacacaggtaaTGGACACGACAGCTATCTGGACTTTCAATATGCTTCTGATTCTAACTCAACAGAATTATGGTCTTTAACCAAAGCCACCACGAGAACCTTCAACAGCTCCAGGCCCTCTGGTACTTTGGAAGCAGAAGGAGCAGACACTGGTTGTAACGCTGCTAGTGATCCCACTAACTTGAGTTCATACATTCACTTATGtcccaaagaaaaagaagaagccaCTCAAGTGGAAAGGAACCTAATTGCAGAAAATCTAAGAAATATTGATTCTCATACCAACTCAAGTTTTAATTCCAGAGATACAGAAGGTGGAAATGTGGAGGGAAGATATGAAAAGCAATTGCTGCTTAATGGAGAGAGACTGTACTCTGAACCTAAGATGATACCTGAGACAACATATATAAAGTCCCCATCCTCTTTCAAGGATCCTCAGGCTGGTCAAACAGGAGCCTTGTCAGATAAGCAGAGAGGTAACATTTGGGACAGGGTTTCAACAGGAAAATCTGTTGGTCTTGGAGACAAGAGGTTAAACTATCCAGAGACATCCGAAAGTAGCAGAGCACTGGATAGTAAAGTGGGGGTTAGAGAATCCGGCATTAGCCTGGCTGAGCTTGGCGACTacagtgaggatgatgatgatgacattaCAGATATTACATCAGGTATCTTTGCCGACTTCAATCTAGATTATGCTgaggtagaggaggaagagctaaGCCCACTAAAGAATCCAGAGGGAACTCCTGACTCTGTAGACACCCTTAACTTGTCCTCATCGATGGCAAGCCCCTGTGATCACGCCTTTAGCCCTGATCCCTTTAATACCCCCATATTGCCCAAATCCCTGGACAGTGGCTATGACACAGAGAACAATGAATCTCcagaatttattttcaaagaGCTTGGAGATCCCCGGGGTGGTGAGAGGAGCCCTATGCTGGGTGGAGAACCTGAACTCGTTCTGCAGGTGGGTTTAGGCCAGGGACTCTGCACTACCACCAGTACTTCAGAGCTACAGTTAAAGGGCCTTACCGATAAGAACCCCTACAGGGATTCGGCCTATTTCTCAGACTATGATGCTGAAAATGAGAGGAGCCCTCAAGAGGAAGGCAGTAAGTTCTTTGCAGGTCCAACTAATCATGCTTCACTTCACTTCCATGCTGAGAAATTGAGCTCTATAAGAGATGATTCTATCGAAAGGCAATTGAGTAAGGAGGATCATTTAACCAATCTGAGACACATCAAAAGTTGTGTTGTGGTGAATCTCTCAGAGGCTGACCGTAGTTCACCACATGGCCTTCCCACCCCTGGGCTGTCCATGCTGTCACCGTTTCCTCCGCAGATGGGCGGCTGCCTGACCAAAGAGTCAGCCCCCGCAGATGATGATCTCGGACTGGAGACAGAGCACTCAGGGGAGGAGCCTTCCTCAGAGCTCAGCTCCTCCATTGTGTCTGAACCCTCTTCCACTGTCCAGGAGGCCTCAGCTAACCACGAGGAGGGGAACAGGAGAGCAGAAGATTGCTCCCTTATCCAGTCTTTGAATTCTGACTCCACCATAACTGACTGCAGAGATGAAGCCCCCAAGGAAAGTGAAAATGATGATGgatccacagaggaggaggagctgcccGAATTCAATCATGtcaaggaggaggtggaggacagaAGGGAGGCTGTGAGAATAAATGAAGAAGATTTTGAGGACATAGATGCAGAGGACTGTGACTCACAGGACAGTTTATGCGACGAATCGAACGGCCCTGTTGACCTGTCCACTTCCTCATCGTTGTTGGAGCTGTGTGGAGAAGACGTAAGAGCGCcgctggaggaggcagaggatgaAGATGACTCTGATGACAGCGAGTCTGATGAAGAGTTAAGGACCTACAACATCCAAGATGAAGAGAGcgaggagagtgaggaggatTTTACCACAGTGCCAGTGGTGGTAAGCGACTGCACCAGGGCTAGACATCTCCGCAGCCTCCTGAAGATGCCCACTCTGCTCACCCAGTCCTTCTGTGATGAgttggagaggaagaaaaaagctGTGTCCTTTTTTGATGACGTTACAGTGTTCCTTTTTGACCAG GAGAGTCCCACGGGAGAACTGGCTGACTACACCTTCACAGGAACAGAATCCAGTGGGCAGGAGTCTTCAGAGGCAAAAACCTCTGACCACCAGCCGCAACCTGACCCTCAGCTTGAAGCTCAAGCCTGTGAAACATTCTGTGTTTCTGAAGAGACAGATGGGAACAACTCAGAAGAGG GGGGGGGTTATCAATGGGAAGATGACCTTTCATTTAAGCCCTGCCCACCTTCCCCTGACACCATACCTGAGCCCCAGTCCTCACCCACATGCACCTCCAACAGTCCTGAGGCTCCTAAACCTGCTGCTGTAGCACTTAATCGTTTTATGGTCTCACGATTCTCAATCACACATGTCTCCGACCCCCACATGGGCTCAGCAACAG GGAACAGTGAAGAAAGTCCAAAAGATTGA
- the aatka gene encoding serine/threonine-protein kinase LMTK1 isoform X3: MIFALHAIVMSSAFFNPSFAFSSHFDTDGAPLSELSWPSSLAVVAVSFSGLFTFVFLMLACLCCKKGDIGFKEFENTEGEEYQADLSALASPSSQNGPEVYILPLTEVSLPVSKQPGRSIQLLKSSDLGRHSLLYLKEIGHGWFGKVLLGEVNAGLSTTQVVVKELKASASVQDQMQFLEEVQPYRTLQHPALLQCLAQCSEVTPYLLVMEFCPLGDLKSYLRSCRVADSETPDPLILQRMACDIASGLLHLHKYNFIHSDLALRNCLLTSEMSVKIGDYGLSHSRYKDDYYVTQDQIWVPLRWIAPELIDEVHGNLLVVDQTKSSNIWSLGVTVWELFELGNQPYRHYSDRQVLTYAVKEQQLKLPKPHLQFPLAERWYEVMQFCWLQPELRPSSEELHLLVTYLCAKGSSEAEEDFEQRWNALRPNLLGSTSHTAASTALVLTPTPAPADASDTDQTQAVELASSASSSFPLLEHFSDSFHSDTGDDLLTVTETSHGLNFEYKWEQARAEQPYCSSSTSGPLGQWNPHYQDIYYSSKGSTSGGCKTDSLTSGISPSYYEPEHPGVVPVLSAHSPSVSSEYYIRIEEPVECNINLDDSVVDYSPGLEASNSRLSSESRSGSSMAQPSAYWSTADNTKSTAYDSDSSPTVQLTMKPLLRQASSTSPVKLSHSHNCFSSNQDDTIYCEQSSAYKTCRQSHISELDTSPESRSNLVHPVGHLENTRSVSQAMSSPSLGFCDPYLEASTGRSTVNESCHNMVGPLRKTLPVVNHISIDVGTDDGLLVGQRGGEDIEDELFSEGDATNWTSNHSANNNSLSFDSRHTGNGHDSYLDFQYASDSNSTELWSLTKATTRTFNSSRPSGTLEAEGADTGCNAASDPTNLSSYIHLCPKEKEEATQVERNLIAENLRNIDSHTNSSFNSRDTEGGNVEGRYEKQLLLNGERLYSEPKMIPETTYIKSPSSFKDPQAGQTGALSDKQRGNIWDRVSTGKSVGLGDKRLNYPETSESSRALDSKVGVRESGISLAELGDYSEDDDDDITDITSGIFADFNLDYAEVEEEELSPLKNPEGTPDSVDTLNLSSSMASPCDHAFSPDPFNTPILPKSLDSGYDTENNESPEFIFKELGDPRGGERSPMLGGEPELVLQVGLGQGLCTTTSTSELQLKGLTDKNPYRDSAYFSDYDAENERSPQEEGSKFFAGPTNHASLHFHAEKLSSIRDDSIERQLSKEDHLTNLRHIKSCVVVNLSEADRSSPHGLPTPGLSMLSPFPPQMGGCLTKESAPADDDLGLETEHSGEEPSSELSSSIVSEPSSTVQEASANHEEGNRRAEDCSLIQSLNSDSTITDCRDEAPKESENDDGSTEEEELPEFNHVKEEVEDRREAVRINEEDFEDIDAEDCDSQDSLCDESNGPVDLSTSSSLLELCGEDVRAPLEEAEDEDDSDDSESDEELRTYNIQDEESEESEEDFTTVPVVVSDCTRARHLRSLLKMPTLLTQSFCDELERKKKAVSFFDDVTVFLFDQESPTGELADYTFTGTESSGQESSEAKTSDHQPQPDPQLEAQACETFCVSEETDGNNSEEGGGYQWEDDLSFKPCPPSPDTIPEPQSSPTCTSNSPEAPKPAAVALNRFMVSRFSITHVSDPHMGSATGNSEESPKD, encoded by the exons ATGATCTTTGCCCTACATGCGATTGTCATGTCTTCGGCGTTTTTCAACCCCAGTTTTGCCTTCAGCTCTCACTTTGACACAG ATGGAGCTCCGCTGAGCGAGCTGTCATGGCCTTCATCCCTGGCTGTGGTAGCTGTCTCCTTCTCTGGCCTCTTCACCTTCGTCTTCCTCATGCTGGCCTGCCTCTGCTGCAAGAAAGGAGACATCGGCTTCAAG GAGTTTGAAAACACTGAGGGAGAGGAGTACCAGGCAGACCTCTCCGCCCTGGCCTCGCCTTCCTCCCAGAATGGCCCCGAGGTCTACATCCTTCCCCTCACTGAggtctccctgcctgtctccaAGCAGCCTGGCAGATCCA tccagctgctgaaatCATCAGACCTTGGCCGCCATAGTCTGCTCTATCTAAAGGAAATTGGACATGGCTGGTTTGGCAAG GTTCTGCTGGGTGAGGTCAATGCGGGCCTCAGCACTACCcaggtggtggtgaaggagctGAAGGCCAGTGCCAGTGTCCAGGATCAGATGCAGTTCCTGGAGGAGGTCCAGCCATACCG aACCCTCCAGCACCCTGCCCTCCTGCAGTGTCTGGCACAGTGCTCAGAGGTTACTCCTTATCTGCTGGTCATGGAGTTTTGCCCTCTG gGCGATCTGAAGAGTTACCTCCGCAGTTGTCGGGTAGCTGATTCTGAGACTCCTGACCCTTTGATCCTCCAGCGAATGGCGTGTGACATTGCCTCAGGGCTTCTGCACCTTCACAAATACAACTTCATACACAG TGACTTGGCCTTGCGAAACTGCCTACTAACTTCGGAAATGTCAGTTAAGATCGGAGACTACGGCCTTTCTCACAGCCGATACAAG GATGACTATTATGTTACACAAGACCAGATTTGGGTGCCTCTGCGCTGGATTGCACCTGAGCTCATAGATGAGGTCCATGGAAACCTACTGGTTGTTGACCAAACCAAAAGTAGCAACATATG GTCATTGGGAGTGACTGTGTGGGAGCTGTTTGAGCTGGGAAACCAGCCGTACAGACACTACTCTGACAGACAGGTGCTGACATATGCTGTAAAGGAACAGCAGCTCAAACTACCCAAACCCCATCTTCAGTTCCCTCTGGCTGAGCGCTG GTATGAGGTGATGCAGTTTTGCTGGCTGCAGCCAGAGCTGAGACCCAGTAGTGAGGAACTACACCTTCTGGTCACATATCTGTGTGCCAAAGGCTCCAGTGAGGCTGAGGAGGACTTTGAACAACGCTGGAATGCCTTGAGACCCAACCTGCTTGGTAGTACCTCCCACACTGCTGCATCCACAGCCCTAGTCCTGACCCCTACACCTGCGCCAGCTGATGCCTCTGACACAGACCAAACTCAGGCAGTGGAGCTGGCCTCCTCTGCATcatcctccttccctctcctggAACACTTCTCTGACAGCTTCCACTCTGACACAGGGGACGACCTTCTGACTGTCACAGAGACCAGCCATGGTCTCAACTTTGAGTACAAGTGGGAACAGGCCCGAGCTGAGCAGCCGTACTGCTCCTCATCCACCAGTGGGCCACTGGGCCAGTGGAACCCACATTACCAGGATATTTACTATTCGAGCAAAGGGAGCACCTCAGGGGGCTGCAAAACTGACAGCCTGACCTCAGGCATATCGCCATCCTATTATGAACCCGAACACCCAGGTGTGGTCCCAGTGTTGAGTGCCCACAGCCCCTCAGTCAGCAGCGAGTACTACATTCGGATAGAGGAACCAGTAGAATGCAACATTAACCTGGATGACAGCGTTGTGGACTACAGTCCAGGACTGGAGGCCAGTAACAGCAGGTTGTCGTCTGAGAGTCGGAGTGGTTCATCCATGGCACAGCCCAGTGCTTACTGGTCAACCGCTGACAACACCAAATCTACTGCCTATGACTCTGATTCAAGCCCTACTGTGCAACTAACCATGAAGCCACTTCTGAGACAAGCATCCAGCACCAGCCCTGTAAAGTTAAGCCACTCCCACAACTGCTTCTCATCCAATCAGGATGACACGATCTACTGTGAACAGTCTTCAGCATACAAGACATGCCGCCAATCCCATATATCTGAACTGGATACATCACCAGAGTCCCGATCAAACCTCGTCCATCCAGTGGGGCATTTAGAAAACACACGAAGTGTGTCACAAGCAATGAGCAGCCCCAGCTTAGGCTTCTGTGATCCCTACCTTGAAGCGAGCACAGGTCGTAGCACGGTTAATGAAAGCTGCCATAACATGGTGGGTCCCCTCAGAAAGACGCTACCTGTTGTTAACCACATTAGCATTGATGTAGGAACAGACGACGGCCTGCTGGTGGGCCAGCGGGGAGGTGAAGACATTGAGGATGAGCTTTTCTCTGAGGGAGATGCTACTAACTGGACCTCAAACCATTCAGCAAACAATAATAGCCTGAGCtttgacagcagacacacaggtaaTGGACACGACAGCTATCTGGACTTTCAATATGCTTCTGATTCTAACTCAACAGAATTATGGTCTTTAACCAAAGCCACCACGAGAACCTTCAACAGCTCCAGGCCCTCTGGTACTTTGGAAGCAGAAGGAGCAGACACTGGTTGTAACGCTGCTAGTGATCCCACTAACTTGAGTTCATACATTCACTTATGtcccaaagaaaaagaagaagccaCTCAAGTGGAAAGGAACCTAATTGCAGAAAATCTAAGAAATATTGATTCTCATACCAACTCAAGTTTTAATTCCAGAGATACAGAAGGTGGAAATGTGGAGGGAAGATATGAAAAGCAATTGCTGCTTAATGGAGAGAGACTGTACTCTGAACCTAAGATGATACCTGAGACAACATATATAAAGTCCCCATCCTCTTTCAAGGATCCTCAGGCTGGTCAAACAGGAGCCTTGTCAGATAAGCAGAGAGGTAACATTTGGGACAGGGTTTCAACAGGAAAATCTGTTGGTCTTGGAGACAAGAGGTTAAACTATCCAGAGACATCCGAAAGTAGCAGAGCACTGGATAGTAAAGTGGGGGTTAGAGAATCCGGCATTAGCCTGGCTGAGCTTGGCGACTacagtgaggatgatgatgatgacattaCAGATATTACATCAGGTATCTTTGCCGACTTCAATCTAGATTATGCTgaggtagaggaggaagagctaaGCCCACTAAAGAATCCAGAGGGAACTCCTGACTCTGTAGACACCCTTAACTTGTCCTCATCGATGGCAAGCCCCTGTGATCACGCCTTTAGCCCTGATCCCTTTAATACCCCCATATTGCCCAAATCCCTGGACAGTGGCTATGACACAGAGAACAATGAATCTCcagaatttattttcaaagaGCTTGGAGATCCCCGGGGTGGTGAGAGGAGCCCTATGCTGGGTGGAGAACCTGAACTCGTTCTGCAGGTGGGTTTAGGCCAGGGACTCTGCACTACCACCAGTACTTCAGAGCTACAGTTAAAGGGCCTTACCGATAAGAACCCCTACAGGGATTCGGCCTATTTCTCAGACTATGATGCTGAAAATGAGAGGAGCCCTCAAGAGGAAGGCAGTAAGTTCTTTGCAGGTCCAACTAATCATGCTTCACTTCACTTCCATGCTGAGAAATTGAGCTCTATAAGAGATGATTCTATCGAAAGGCAATTGAGTAAGGAGGATCATTTAACCAATCTGAGACACATCAAAAGTTGTGTTGTGGTGAATCTCTCAGAGGCTGACCGTAGTTCACCACATGGCCTTCCCACCCCTGGGCTGTCCATGCTGTCACCGTTTCCTCCGCAGATGGGCGGCTGCCTGACCAAAGAGTCAGCCCCCGCAGATGATGATCTCGGACTGGAGACAGAGCACTCAGGGGAGGAGCCTTCCTCAGAGCTCAGCTCCTCCATTGTGTCTGAACCCTCTTCCACTGTCCAGGAGGCCTCAGCTAACCACGAGGAGGGGAACAGGAGAGCAGAAGATTGCTCCCTTATCCAGTCTTTGAATTCTGACTCCACCATAACTGACTGCAGAGATGAAGCCCCCAAGGAAAGTGAAAATGATGATGgatccacagaggaggaggagctgcccGAATTCAATCATGtcaaggaggaggtggaggacagaAGGGAGGCTGTGAGAATAAATGAAGAAGATTTTGAGGACATAGATGCAGAGGACTGTGACTCACAGGACAGTTTATGCGACGAATCGAACGGCCCTGTTGACCTGTCCACTTCCTCATCGTTGTTGGAGCTGTGTGGAGAAGACGTAAGAGCGCcgctggaggaggcagaggatgaAGATGACTCTGATGACAGCGAGTCTGATGAAGAGTTAAGGACCTACAACATCCAAGATGAAGAGAGcgaggagagtgaggaggatTTTACCACAGTGCCAGTGGTGGTAAGCGACTGCACCAGGGCTAGACATCTCCGCAGCCTCCTGAAGATGCCCACTCTGCTCACCCAGTCCTTCTGTGATGAgttggagaggaagaaaaaagctGTGTCCTTTTTTGATGACGTTACAGTGTTCCTTTTTGACCAG GAGAGTCCCACGGGAGAACTGGCTGACTACACCTTCACAGGAACAGAATCCAGTGGGCAGGAGTCTTCAGAGGCAAAAACCTCTGACCACCAGCCGCAACCTGACCCTCAGCTTGAAGCTCAAGCCTGTGAAACATTCTGTGTTTCTGAAGAGACAGATGGGAACAACTCAGAAGAGG GGGGGGGTTATCAATGGGAAGATGACCTTTCATTTAAGCCCTGCCCACCTTCCCCTGACACCATACCTGAGCCCCAGTCCTCACCCACATGCACCTCCAACAGTCCTGAGGCTCCTAAACCTGCTGCTGTAGCACTTAATCGTTTTATGGTCTCACGATTCTCAATCACACATGTCTCCGACCCCCACATGGGCTCAGCAACAG GGAACAGTGAAGAAAGTCCAAAAGATTGA